From a region of the Bermanella marisrubri genome:
- the aceE gene encoding pyruvate dehydrogenase (acetyl-transferring), homodimeric type — translation MDSTDHDQDPVETQEWLDAIDSVIREEGIERARFVLERLSERATRNGLPLPYAFVTPYRNTIPVAEEAKMPGDLFVERRIRSLIRWNALAMVVRANQSGDELGGHIASFASSATLYDVGFNYFFRAPNKESRDCPNGDLVYYQGHISPGLYARSFLEGRLNTEQLDNFRREVDGKGLSSYPHPRLMPDYWQFPTVSMGLGPMQAIYQAHFMRYMSARGLVPRLDRKVWAFLGDGECDEPETLGAISLAGREKLENLIFVVNCNLQRLDGPVRGNGKIIQELEGQFRGAGWNVVKVVWGRHWDPLFAKDHKGLMQKRMDEVVDGEFQNYKAKGGAYTKEHFFEKYPELKEMVADMSDEEIYRLNRGGHDPYKVYAAYHSAMNHKGQPTVILAHTIKGYGMGDAAEGKNEAHGVKKLDIDNLKAFRDRFDIPISDKDLEQVPYYRPPEDSPEMQYMRKRRESLGGYMPVRTENKEPLPVPKLDAFKAQLEGTGDREISTTMAFVRMLTSLVKDKAMGDRVVPIVPDEARTFGMEGLFRQLGIYSSEGQLYEPVDFGQMMYYKEDKKGRILEEGINESGAFSAWLAAATSYSTYDKAMVPFYIFYSMFGFQRVGDLSWAAGDCQAQGFLIGATAGRTTLNGEGLQHQDGHSHILANTIPNCITYDPTFAYELAVIMQDGLRRMYQEHERVFYYITVMNENYAHPAMPKGAEEGIIKGLYRFKETADSDLKVQLMGSGTILREVIAAADILQSEYDISADIWSATSINELAREGRQCERHNMLNPDSVARTSFVEQCLKDTQGPVICATDYIKQYSEQIRPYLPSDKSFVTLGTDGFGRSDSREKLREFFEVDRHFVVVAALYGLMKEGKVKADVIAEAMKKFNISSDKLDPLYH, via the coding sequence ATGGATTCCACTGATCACGATCAGGACCCGGTTGAAACTCAAGAATGGCTCGACGCAATCGATAGCGTTATCCGAGAGGAAGGTATTGAACGAGCCCGATTTGTTTTAGAACGCCTATCAGAGCGTGCCACTAGAAACGGTTTGCCGCTTCCTTATGCATTTGTTACCCCTTATAGAAATACTATACCAGTCGCCGAAGAAGCGAAAATGCCCGGCGATTTATTTGTGGAACGTCGTATTCGCTCTTTGATTCGTTGGAATGCGCTGGCCATGGTTGTGCGTGCTAATCAAAGTGGTGACGAGTTGGGTGGTCACATTGCCAGTTTTGCCTCTAGCGCCACACTGTACGATGTAGGCTTTAACTATTTTTTCCGCGCACCTAATAAAGAAAGTCGAGATTGTCCTAATGGTGATCTGGTTTATTATCAAGGACATATTTCCCCCGGGCTTTATGCGCGCAGTTTCCTTGAAGGCCGCCTCAATACCGAGCAGCTAGATAACTTCCGTCGCGAGGTGGATGGCAAGGGTCTAAGTTCGTATCCACACCCAAGACTCATGCCGGATTATTGGCAATTCCCAACAGTGTCTATGGGCTTAGGTCCCATGCAAGCTATCTATCAAGCGCACTTTATGCGGTATATGTCGGCGCGCGGTTTGGTGCCGCGTCTGGATCGTAAGGTGTGGGCATTCTTGGGTGATGGTGAGTGTGATGAGCCAGAAACCCTAGGTGCGATTAGCTTGGCTGGCCGTGAGAAATTAGAAAACCTAATTTTTGTGGTCAACTGTAACTTACAGCGCTTAGATGGACCGGTGCGCGGTAACGGTAAAATTATTCAGGAGCTTGAAGGTCAATTCCGTGGTGCAGGCTGGAATGTCGTTAAGGTGGTTTGGGGTCGTCATTGGGATCCATTGTTCGCAAAAGATCATAAAGGTTTGATGCAAAAACGCATGGATGAAGTGGTTGATGGTGAGTTCCAAAATTACAAAGCCAAAGGCGGCGCTTATACCAAAGAACATTTCTTCGAAAAATATCCAGAGTTAAAAGAAATGGTGGCAGATATGAGCGATGAAGAAATTTATCGCTTAAACCGCGGTGGTCATGATCCCTACAAGGTTTACGCTGCCTATCATTCTGCCATGAACCATAAGGGCCAGCCTACCGTGATTTTGGCGCATACCATTAAAGGTTATGGTATGGGTGATGCCGCTGAAGGCAAAAACGAAGCCCACGGTGTTAAAAAATTGGATATCGACAATCTCAAAGCATTCCGAGATCGTTTTGATATCCCAATTAGCGATAAGGATCTAGAGCAAGTCCCTTATTATCGTCCGCCGGAAGACAGTCCCGAAATGCAGTACATGCGTAAGCGCCGTGAATCTTTGGGCGGTTATATGCCAGTGCGCACAGAAAACAAAGAACCTTTACCTGTGCCTAAGTTAGATGCATTTAAAGCACAATTAGAAGGTACGGGTGATCGGGAAATTTCTACTACTATGGCGTTTGTTCGAATGCTAACGTCGCTCGTAAAAGATAAAGCCATGGGTGATCGAGTCGTGCCCATTGTGCCAGACGAGGCACGTACGTTTGGTATGGAAGGTTTATTTAGACAGTTGGGTATCTACAGCTCTGAAGGGCAACTTTATGAGCCAGTGGATTTCGGTCAAATGATGTATTACAAAGAAGATAAAAAGGGTCGCATCCTTGAAGAAGGCATTAACGAATCTGGCGCTTTTAGCGCTTGGTTAGCGGCGGCTACATCATACAGTACTTATGATAAAGCCATGGTGCCGTTCTATATCTTCTATTCCATGTTTGGTTTCCAGCGGGTTGGCGATTTATCGTGGGCCGCCGGTGATTGCCAAGCACAAGGTTTCCTCATTGGCGCTACCGCAGGTCGAACCACGTTGAATGGCGAGGGTTTACAGCACCAAGACGGCCATAGTCATATCCTGGCGAATACCATACCAAATTGTATTACCTATGACCCGACGTTTGCTTATGAGCTGGCGGTTATCATGCAAGATGGTTTACGTCGTATGTATCAAGAGCATGAGAGAGTGTTCTATTACATTACTGTCATGAACGAAAACTATGCCCACCCGGCGATGCCAAAAGGCGCCGAAGAAGGCATTATTAAAGGTCTTTACCGATTCAAAGAAACCGCCGACAGTGATTTGAAAGTTCAGCTCATGGGCAGTGGTACGATTCTGCGTGAGGTCATTGCGGCAGCGGATATTCTGCAATCGGAATATGACATCTCAGCGGATATTTGGAGTGCTACCAGCATTAATGAGTTGGCTCGTGAGGGCCGTCAGTGTGAGCGACACAATATGCTTAACCCTGACAGTGTGGCGCGCACCTCTTTCGTCGAGCAATGTTTGAAAGATACGCAAGGCCCTGTGATCTGTGCAACGGATTACATTAAGCAATATAGCGAACAGATTCGCCCTTATCTTCCCAGCGATAAGAGCTTCGTTACGCTTGGGACCGATGGCTTCGGCCGCAGTGATAGTCGAGAAAAACTCCGTGAGTTCTTTGAGGTTGACCGTCACTTCGTTGTAGTGGCCGCGCTCTATGGTTTGATGAAAGAGGGTAAAGTCAAAGCCGATGTGATTGCAGAGGCAATGAAGAAGTTTAATATTTCATCAGACAAACTCGATCCCCTATATCATTAA
- the ftsH gene encoding ATP-dependent zinc metalloprotease FtsH translates to MAKNLILWVIIAAVLLTVFQKLDSPVSNQEIAYSQFIERVQSGQVKKVTIAGASITGEYNNGQRFETIRPGHDPKMMDDLLEHNVEVQGKKPEQQSIWTQLLVASFPILVIIAVFMFFMRQMQGGGGGKSGPMSFGKSKAKLLGEDQIKTTFTDVAGCDEAKEDVQELVEFLRDPAKYQRLGGQIPRGVLMVGQPGTGKTLLAKAIAGEAKVPFFSISGSDFVEMFVGVGASRVRDMFDQAKKQAPCIIFIDEIDAVGRSRGVGIGGGNDEREQTLNQLLVEMDGFEGNDGIIVIAATNRPDVLDPALMRPGRFDRQVVVGLPDIRGREQILKVHMRKVPVTDDIDAKVIARGTPGFSGADLANLVNEAALFAARANRTTVTMEEFEKAKDKIMMGAERKSMVMSDKEKENTAYHEAGHAIVGRLVPEHDPVYKVSIIPRGRALGVTMFLPEEDRHSISKRGIESNICSLYGGRIAEEMTLGKDGVTTGASNDIERATQYARNYVTKWGLSEKLGAQLYAEEDQNAYLGSSGGGQLSHLSDETARTIDAEVRDLLDRCYKTAYQLLEENRDKLELMKDALMEYETIDTDQIDDIMNGQKPRPPKSWSDDDGDKGGAGADATEETESKLDEDSSEDNQGKPASEH, encoded by the coding sequence ATGGCAAAAAATCTGATTTTATGGGTAATTATCGCAGCGGTATTGCTCACCGTCTTTCAAAAACTTGATAGCCCGGTTTCAAATCAAGAAATCGCTTACAGCCAATTTATCGAACGTGTGCAAAGTGGTCAGGTGAAAAAAGTCACCATCGCTGGAGCCTCAATTACAGGCGAATACAACAATGGCCAGCGCTTTGAAACCATTCGTCCAGGGCACGATCCCAAAATGATGGACGATCTACTTGAACATAATGTTGAGGTACAAGGTAAAAAACCTGAGCAGCAAAGCATCTGGACACAACTATTAGTAGCATCATTCCCGATCCTTGTGATTATTGCCGTTTTCATGTTTTTCATGCGTCAAATGCAAGGTGGTGGCGGTGGCAAGAGTGGCCCAATGTCATTCGGGAAATCGAAAGCCAAGCTTTTAGGTGAAGATCAGATCAAAACGACATTCACCGATGTGGCTGGTTGTGATGAAGCTAAAGAAGATGTCCAAGAGCTTGTGGAGTTCTTGCGGGACCCTGCCAAATATCAGCGCTTGGGAGGCCAAATTCCTCGTGGCGTTCTTATGGTGGGTCAACCTGGTACAGGTAAAACCTTGTTGGCTAAAGCCATCGCTGGCGAGGCTAAGGTTCCGTTTTTCTCAATTTCGGGTTCGGATTTCGTTGAAATGTTCGTCGGTGTTGGTGCTAGCCGCGTACGTGATATGTTCGATCAAGCTAAGAAACAAGCCCCATGTATCATTTTCATCGACGAGATAGACGCAGTGGGTCGCAGTCGCGGTGTTGGTATTGGCGGTGGCAATGACGAGCGTGAGCAGACGCTTAACCAGCTTCTAGTTGAAATGGACGGTTTTGAAGGCAATGACGGTATAATTGTAATAGCGGCTACCAACCGTCCGGATGTATTGGATCCAGCGCTAATGCGTCCGGGTCGTTTCGACCGCCAAGTCGTGGTTGGTTTGCCCGATATTCGTGGTCGCGAACAGATCCTAAAAGTCCACATGCGCAAAGTACCTGTGACAGACGATATCGATGCAAAAGTTATTGCCCGAGGCACTCCAGGTTTCAGTGGCGCAGACTTAGCAAACCTCGTAAACGAGGCGGCTCTATTCGCGGCACGTGCTAACCGCACAACTGTGACCATGGAAGAGTTTGAAAAAGCGAAAGACAAGATCATGATGGGCGCCGAGCGCAAGTCTATGGTCATGAGCGATAAAGAAAAAGAAAATACGGCGTATCACGAAGCGGGTCACGCGATCGTTGGTCGCTTGGTTCCAGAGCACGACCCTGTTTACAAAGTGTCGATTATTCCTCGCGGTCGCGCTCTGGGTGTCACTATGTTCTTACCTGAAGAAGACCGCCACTCCATTAGCAAGCGTGGCATCGAGAGTAATATCTGTTCTTTATATGGCGGTCGCATAGCCGAAGAGATGACGCTCGGCAAGGACGGTGTGACCACTGGCGCTTCAAATGATATTGAGCGAGCTACGCAATATGCTCGAAATTATGTGACTAAGTGGGGTTTATCGGAGAAGCTGGGCGCGCAGCTTTATGCTGAAGAAGATCAAAACGCCTACCTTGGTAGTTCCGGTGGCGGTCAGCTGTCTCATTTATCAGATGAAACAGCGAGAACCATTGATGCTGAAGTTAGGGACTTGTTAGATCGTTGTTACAAGACCGCTTATCAGTTGTTGGAAGAGAATCGCGATAAGCTGGAGCTAATGAAAGACGCTTTAATGGAATATGAGACCATTGATACCGACCAAATCGATGACATTATGAACGGCCAGAAGCCTCGCCCACCAAAGTCTTGGAGTGACGATGATGGTGACAAAGGCGGTGCAGGTGCAGATGCCACTGAAGAGACGGAAAGTAAGCTCGACGAAGATTCTAGCGAAGACAACCAAGGCAAGCCGGCCAGCGAGCACTAA
- the aceF gene encoding dihydrolipoyllysine-residue acetyltransferase, whose translation MAQVNVTVPDLGGIEEVEVIEISVGKGDSVDADDSIVVLESDKATMEVPAPSAGTIAEISVSVGDKVSTGSQVAVMDSDSADAGEKNPSPEQKDADEPKPQQVDQQAQTESKQESSSSSAEPQEIEVRVPDLGGIDEVEVIEIPVSKGDQLQQDDSILVLESDKATMEVPAPQEGELVSIEVKVGDKVSQDTLVAKMKVVGSSGSPTDSSSKAKTQEPAEKTSSPSQATQKSAPAKASPEPQQTQTTSGKVHAGPAVRKLAREFGVDLTDVSATGPKGRILKEDVQAFVKQRVKQPAVASGGPMGVVGSNEDFSKFGPITEQPLNKIKQATARNMVKSWSEIPQVTQFDQADITELEAYRKGKMQSMLPEGVRVSPLAFIARACVKALQAYPTFNSSLKGQGESLVLKQYYNIGIAVDTPEGLLVPVIKDADKKGIVELAQDSSELAKKARDKKLPMDAMQGGCFTISSLGGIGGTSFTPIVTAPQVAILGVSKAKMEPVWNGEEFEPRLMLPLSLSYDHRVIDGAEAARFTRYLCELLTDVRHLLL comes from the coding sequence ATGGCGCAAGTGAATGTAACGGTGCCGGATTTAGGCGGTATCGAAGAAGTTGAAGTAATCGAAATCAGTGTGGGCAAGGGTGATAGTGTCGACGCCGATGATTCCATTGTCGTATTGGAAAGTGATAAAGCGACCATGGAAGTGCCGGCACCCAGTGCTGGGACCATTGCTGAGATTAGTGTTTCCGTTGGAGATAAGGTTTCAACTGGCTCACAAGTTGCGGTAATGGACTCAGACTCAGCCGATGCTGGAGAGAAAAACCCGTCGCCGGAGCAAAAAGACGCAGACGAACCTAAGCCGCAACAAGTAGATCAGCAAGCACAAACGGAAAGTAAGCAAGAATCATCCAGCTCATCTGCAGAACCTCAGGAGATAGAGGTTCGCGTGCCTGATTTGGGCGGTATTGATGAAGTCGAAGTCATAGAAATACCCGTTTCAAAAGGCGATCAATTGCAGCAGGACGACAGTATTCTGGTGCTTGAGAGCGATAAAGCAACCATGGAAGTACCGGCGCCTCAAGAAGGTGAGCTTGTGAGCATCGAAGTGAAAGTGGGAGATAAAGTCTCCCAAGATACTTTGGTTGCAAAAATGAAGGTGGTAGGGTCTTCAGGATCACCGACAGATTCCTCATCAAAAGCCAAGACTCAAGAGCCAGCAGAAAAAACGTCGTCACCGTCGCAAGCAACTCAAAAGTCAGCACCGGCTAAAGCTTCACCGGAACCACAGCAAACGCAAACTACCAGTGGAAAAGTTCATGCCGGGCCTGCGGTACGTAAATTGGCCCGAGAATTCGGTGTCGATTTAACCGATGTATCAGCCACGGGTCCCAAAGGACGCATCCTAAAAGAAGATGTCCAAGCATTTGTTAAGCAGCGCGTGAAACAGCCAGCCGTCGCCTCCGGCGGTCCTATGGGTGTGGTCGGATCCAATGAGGATTTCTCTAAATTTGGTCCTATCACCGAGCAGCCACTCAATAAGATCAAGCAAGCGACCGCCCGCAATATGGTGAAAAGCTGGAGTGAAATTCCTCAGGTCACCCAGTTTGATCAAGCGGATATCACTGAGCTTGAAGCTTATCGCAAAGGGAAAATGCAAAGCATGCTTCCTGAAGGCGTGCGAGTATCACCACTGGCCTTTATTGCGCGTGCATGTGTTAAAGCACTACAAGCTTATCCGACCTTTAATAGTTCTTTGAAGGGACAGGGTGAGTCTCTGGTTCTGAAACAGTACTACAACATTGGTATCGCGGTGGATACGCCTGAAGGCCTGCTGGTTCCAGTGATTAAGGATGCTGATAAAAAAGGCATTGTTGAACTCGCACAAGATAGCAGCGAGTTAGCGAAAAAGGCTCGGGATAAAAAACTGCCCATGGATGCCATGCAAGGTGGTTGCTTCACTATTTCCAGTCTAGGCGGGATTGGCGGTACCAGCTTTACGCCGATCGTCACCGCACCTCAAGTGGCTATTTTGGGGGTGAGCAAGGCAAAAATGGAACCGGTCTGGAATGGCGAAGAGTTTGAGCCGCGTCTGATGTTGCCACTGAGTCTATCCTACGATCACCGAGTGATTGATGGGGCGGAAGCGGCGCGATTTACACGCTATCTATGTGAACTCTTGACTGATGTACGTCATCTTTTACTTTGA
- a CDS encoding YhbY family RNA-binding protein: MQLTQERKKALKAIGHKLNPVVTVAGNGLSESVILEIDRALEDHELIKVKFAVGDRDLKKDLLVETEKVTRSTLVQSIGNIGLFYRPAKEPQLRKSNLLKD; this comes from the coding sequence ATGCAGCTAACACAAGAGCGCAAAAAAGCCCTTAAAGCCATTGGTCACAAGCTGAACCCTGTTGTCACTGTAGCTGGCAATGGACTATCAGAAAGCGTCATTCTTGAAATTGATCGCGCCCTGGAAGACCACGAACTCATCAAAGTAAAGTTCGCGGTGGGCGATAGAGACTTGAAAAAAGATTTATTGGTAGAAACTGAAAAAGTAACCCGTTCCACGTTGGTTCAGAGCATCGGCAATATCGGCTTGTTCTATCGCCCCGCTAAAGAGCCTCAACTTCGCAAATCAAACCTGCTTAAAGACTAA
- a CDS encoding histidine phosphatase family protein: MKYKTIDLLRHGEPEGGNVFRGHTDHALTRLGWQQMREACANQSWDLIITSPLKRCMAFAEVLAQELNIDVVIAEGLKEFHFGVWENQDMESVFANEFDQIKGLWADPMNFASPEGESVLNFEGRVLKAWFGCLARPESKILIICHGGVIRMLLKEVLGFPFTHLNRMDVPFASRTQVQVSEQEPFQYQLKFHG; this comes from the coding sequence GTGAAATATAAAACCATTGATTTACTACGCCATGGCGAACCCGAAGGTGGCAATGTGTTCCGTGGTCACACAGATCATGCGCTAACAAGATTGGGTTGGCAGCAGATGCGAGAAGCTTGTGCCAATCAATCATGGGATTTAATCATCACTAGTCCGTTGAAGCGCTGCATGGCGTTTGCTGAAGTATTAGCACAAGAGTTGAATATTGATGTCGTCATTGCGGAGGGGCTAAAAGAATTCCATTTCGGAGTTTGGGAAAACCAAGATATGGAATCTGTGTTCGCTAATGAGTTTGATCAGATAAAAGGTTTGTGGGCTGACCCTATGAACTTTGCCTCTCCAGAAGGCGAGTCGGTTTTAAATTTTGAGGGACGAGTATTAAAAGCTTGGTTTGGATGCTTAGCTCGACCCGAAAGCAAGATTTTGATCATTTGTCATGGTGGCGTCATTCGCATGTTATTGAAAGAGGTATTAGGCTTTCCTTTCACACATTTAAATCGCATGGACGTGCCTTTTGCTAGTCGTACTCAAGTGCAAGTGAGTGAGCAAGAACCGTTTCAATATCAATTGAAGTTTCATGGGTAG
- a CDS encoding methyl-accepting chemotaxis protein — MHGLLAPAIALMNRLSYAQKFGVISLTFFVPLLFLSSVIVNETYQEKHNTDLARESLQLIEKVLVTVDIASKYRDLATAETFFPRPELTQETEKYEAQLKAQLTEMEQNPEFQEVVEDLDQRIAGWKKGFARTGENKQPTVQDQYKAYNRIVQDILFLSYSVAQHSGVAQDTDDRVQLLLKLITNDYPNYKAKLGFAHAVGVYAIIEKYIGTMTYNFLNDTYDALDLSFKAMQQNHNALLEENSLFKDQFSELFSKVEKNAEDIKFKLDEELIAAVSVETTWQAYSDHYSERLKPFTTVRNQSLSILNDILQVRVDALMQKLMTVVVAIALVILLIVYLYAAFFWSVRSTVGEFHGAAKKISRGDMRIRVKVDSRDEMGELSGEFNDMVDKIHSLLQAVHKTARDVGSAMTQVGSNAEKSSTAAEEQLRQTEQVASAVTQMSASAEEVNRQSSDASSSAAKATDQANKANSVVGDTLGQINQLADEIMRSTNVINTLSENSENIANMLAVIKGIAEQTNLLALNAAIEAARAGEQGRGFAVVADEVRTLASRTQSSAQEIDEVMTTIHEGISNAVEVMGNSHMMAQDTVESSGKVREALSEIMNVVQDISQANNQIAASAAEQTDVARTIDQNVVSISDLGRATVDDAAETVAAIREVVGLTDSLLEKLERFQV; from the coding sequence GTGCATGGATTGTTAGCCCCGGCCATCGCCCTAATGAATAGACTGAGTTACGCCCAAAAATTTGGCGTGATCAGTCTTACTTTTTTTGTGCCGTTGCTTTTTCTGAGTAGCGTCATCGTCAATGAAACTTATCAAGAGAAGCATAATACGGACTTAGCTCGCGAATCATTGCAGCTTATTGAGAAGGTTCTTGTTACGGTTGATATTGCATCAAAATATCGCGACTTGGCTACAGCTGAGACCTTTTTCCCTCGTCCGGAATTAACTCAAGAAACCGAAAAATATGAAGCACAGTTAAAAGCTCAGTTAACTGAAATGGAGCAAAATCCTGAATTTCAAGAAGTGGTCGAAGATTTAGATCAACGCATTGCTGGTTGGAAAAAAGGTTTTGCTCGCACCGGTGAAAACAAGCAGCCAACAGTTCAGGATCAATATAAAGCTTATAATCGTATTGTTCAGGATATCTTGTTTTTGTCTTATTCGGTTGCGCAGCATTCTGGTGTCGCTCAAGATACTGATGATCGTGTGCAGCTATTATTAAAACTGATTACTAACGACTACCCAAACTATAAAGCGAAGTTAGGTTTTGCACATGCGGTTGGTGTGTATGCAATCATCGAAAAATATATTGGCACGATGACATATAATTTTTTGAATGATACCTATGATGCCTTAGATTTAAGCTTTAAAGCCATGCAGCAAAATCATAATGCCTTACTTGAGGAAAACTCGCTGTTTAAGGATCAGTTTTCAGAGTTATTCTCCAAAGTAGAAAAAAATGCTGAAGACATAAAGTTTAAACTTGATGAAGAGTTGATCGCTGCAGTTTCTGTGGAGACCACATGGCAAGCCTATAGTGACCATTATTCTGAGAGGCTAAAACCGTTTACGACGGTGCGAAATCAATCTTTGAGCATACTTAACGATATTTTGCAGGTTCGTGTTGATGCATTGATGCAGAAGTTGATGACTGTTGTCGTTGCGATCGCGCTCGTTATATTGTTAATCGTCTACCTCTATGCTGCTTTTTTCTGGTCTGTTCGCTCGACTGTAGGGGAGTTCCATGGCGCTGCTAAGAAAATCAGTCGAGGTGACATGCGCATACGCGTCAAGGTAGATAGCCGAGATGAAATGGGTGAATTGTCAGGTGAATTCAATGACATGGTGGATAAAATCCATAGCCTTTTACAAGCAGTACACAAAACGGCTCGAGACGTAGGCAGTGCTATGACGCAAGTTGGTAGCAACGCCGAAAAAAGCAGCACGGCAGCCGAGGAGCAGTTGCGTCAAACTGAGCAAGTTGCATCAGCAGTGACACAAATGTCTGCATCGGCAGAAGAAGTGAATCGTCAAAGCTCTGATGCTTCGAGTTCTGCCGCAAAAGCTACTGACCAAGCCAACAAGGCGAACTCGGTAGTCGGTGATACTTTGGGTCAAATAAATCAACTTGCTGACGAAATCATGCGTAGTACTAATGTCATTAATACGCTTTCTGAAAATAGCGAAAATATAGCGAATATGTTGGCTGTAATTAAAGGGATTGCAGAGCAGACCAATCTACTGGCCCTTAATGCAGCTATTGAAGCTGCGCGTGCAGGCGAACAGGGACGCGGGTTTGCAGTGGTCGCCGATGAAGTGAGAACCCTTGCGAGTCGAACACAATCAAGTGCTCAAGAAATTGATGAGGTGATGACAACTATTCACGAAGGCATCAGCAATGCTGTGGAGGTAATGGGCAATAGCCATATGATGGCACAGGATACGGTTGAGTCCTCTGGTAAAGTAAGAGAAGCTTTGAGTGAGATAATGAATGTTGTACAAGACATTTCTCAAGCCAATAATCAGATTGCAGCTTCAGCGGCAGAACAAACAGATGTTGCTCGAACGATTGATCAAAATGTGGTGAGTATAAGTGATCTTGGTCGTGCGACTGTGGATGATGCAGCGGAAACCGTGGCTGCTATTAGGGAGGTTGTGGGGCTAACGGATTCCCTATTGGAAAAACTAGAGCGTTTTCAGGTTTAA